In the Theobroma cacao cultivar B97-61/B2 chromosome 1, Criollo_cocoa_genome_V2, whole genome shotgun sequence genome, one interval contains:
- the LOC18613948 gene encoding myb-related protein 308 gives MGRAPCCSKVGLHRGPWTPREDTLLVKYIQAHGDGHWRSLPKKAGLLRCGKSCRLRWMNYLRPDIKRGNITPDEDDLIIRLHSLLGNRWSLIAGRLPGRTDNEIKNYWNTHLSKRLLSQGTDPNTHKKLSEPAVQQVKKRKSSRGNSNKKQNNSKGKGAKVEPEKPKVHLPKPVRVTSFSLPRNDSFDQCNTFSTVSSSQGGEGGLGTEVVQGPWSDNVNDDENGTGFLAAYDDHGFVNGSDFECQSHVPASDDDNSLEKLYEEYLQLLKTNDDQVQLDSFAESLLI, from the exons atGGGAAGGGCTCCTTGTTGTTCTAAAGTTGGGTTGCATAGAGGTCCCTGGACTCCTAGAGAAGACACATTGCTTGTCAAGTACATTCAAGCTCATGGTGACGGTCACTGGAGATCACTTCCTAAGAAAGCCG GGCTTCTTAGGTGTGGAAAGAGTTGCAGGCTCAGATGGATGAACTATTTAAGACCAGATATAAAGAGAGGGAATATAACTCCCGATGAGGATGATCTTATCATCAGATTACATTCCCTCCTCGGCAATCGGTGGTCACTCATTGCCGGCAGGCTTCCTGGTCGAACCGATAACGAGATTAAAAATTACTGGAACACCCATCTGAGTAAAAGACTTCTAAGCCAAGGGACTGACCCTAACACCCACAAGAAACTATCAGAGCCCGCAGTTCAACAagtgaagaagagaaaaagcaGCAGAGGCAACAGCAACAAGAAGCAGAACAATAGCAAGGGCAAAGGCGCAAAGGTTGAGCCAGAAAAGCCCAAAGTCCATCTCCCTAAGCCCGTTAGAGTAACTTCTTTCTCTTTACCAAGAAACGACAGCTTTGACCAATGTAATACGTTTAGCACGGTGTCTTCAAGCCAAGGAGGAGAGGGAGGATTGGGTACAGAGGTTGTACAAGGACCTTGGTCAGATAATGTCAACGATGATGAAAATGGGACCGGATTTCTTGCTGCTTATGATGATCATGGTTTTGTTAACGGTTCAGATTTCGAGTGCCAGTCTCATGTACCAGCAAGTGATGACGATAATTCTCTCGAGAAGCTTTACGAAGAGTATCTCCAGCTTCTGAAGACAAACGATGATCAAGTGCAGTTGGATTCTTTCGCTGAATCATTATTGATCTGa
- the LOC18613949 gene encoding pyridoxine/pyridoxamine 5'-phosphate oxidase 2 isoform X1, giving the protein MGTVTAPWKQLLLNALESNSHIKHSSFFQLATIGSNGRPSNRTVVFRGFQENSDKFQINTDSRSHKIEELKHCPFAEICWYFTDSWEQFRISGRIDVIDGSNPEALKLQQREKSWFASSVKSRLQYLGPIPGFPCISEHPNQEIALDPSTGPVGAFCLLVLDPDQVDYLNLKSNQRLKFISTLGLNGVKSWTSERINP; this is encoded by the exons ATGGGAACAGTAACAGCGCCATGGAAGCAGCTTCTTCTCAACGCTTTGGAATCAAATTCCCATATCAAACACTCTTCCTTCTTTCAACTC GCAACAATTGGATCTAATGGAAGACCCTCGAATCGCACTGTGGTGTTTAG AGGATTTCAAGAGAACAGTGACAAGTTCCAAATTAATACTGATAGCAGGAGTCACAAG ATAGAAGAGCTGAAACATTGCCCTTTTGCTGAG ATATGTTGGTACTTTACTGATTCTTGGGAGCAGTTTCGAATCAGTGGAAGAATTGATGTTATTGATGGATCCAATCCTGAGGCTCTGAAACTTCAG CAAAGGGAGAAATCTTGGTTCGCTAGTTCTGTTAAATCAAGGCTACAATACTTGGGTCCAATTCCAGGTTTCCCCTGCATAAGTGAGCACCCTAATCAGGAAATTGCTTTAGATCCTTCAACTGGCCCAGTTGGTGCATTTTGTCTGCTGGTTCTTGATCCTGATCAG gttgattatttaaatttgaagagTAACCAGAGGCTTAAGTTTATATCCACACTAGGTCTGAATGGAGTGAAAAGCTGGACTTCAGAGAGAATCAACCCATAA
- the LOC18613949 gene encoding pyridoxine/pyridoxamine 5'-phosphate oxidase 2 isoform X2: MGTVTAPWKQLLLNALESNSHIKHSSFFQLATIGSNGRPSNRTVVFRGFQENSDKFQINTDSRSHKIEELKHCPFAEQREKSWFASSVKSRLQYLGPIPGFPCISEHPNQEIALDPSTGPVGAFCLLVLDPDQVDYLNLKSNQRLKFISTLGLNGVKSWTSERINP, translated from the exons ATGGGAACAGTAACAGCGCCATGGAAGCAGCTTCTTCTCAACGCTTTGGAATCAAATTCCCATATCAAACACTCTTCCTTCTTTCAACTC GCAACAATTGGATCTAATGGAAGACCCTCGAATCGCACTGTGGTGTTTAG AGGATTTCAAGAGAACAGTGACAAGTTCCAAATTAATACTGATAGCAGGAGTCACAAG ATAGAAGAGCTGAAACATTGCCCTTTTGCTGAG CAAAGGGAGAAATCTTGGTTCGCTAGTTCTGTTAAATCAAGGCTACAATACTTGGGTCCAATTCCAGGTTTCCCCTGCATAAGTGAGCACCCTAATCAGGAAATTGCTTTAGATCCTTCAACTGGCCCAGTTGGTGCATTTTGTCTGCTGGTTCTTGATCCTGATCAG gttgattatttaaatttgaagagTAACCAGAGGCTTAAGTTTATATCCACACTAGGTCTGAATGGAGTGAAAAGCTGGACTTCAGAGAGAATCAACCCATAA
- the LOC18613951 gene encoding laccase-6 — MANIAAFFFLCLSMSMSSYLQVFLQAMAHEWPGGRSTRFYDFKVQTLRVTKLCNTKEIVTINKMFPGPVVYAQEDDRIIVKVTNETPYNATIHWHGVRQKLSCWFDGPSYITQCPIQAGQTFTYEFTLVKQKGTFFWHAHVSWLRATVYGAIVVYPQTGVPYPFKYPYQEHIVILGEYWLRDVVQLERQVLASGGAAPPADAFTINGHPGPNYNCSRNDIYKIDVVPGKTYLLRLINAGLNMENFFAIANHKLTIVEADAEYTKPFTTDRVMLGPGQTMNVLVTANQPIGKYSMAIGPYMSAQNVAFQNISAVAYFQYLGAVPNSISLPAKLPSFNDNLAVQTVMDGLRSLNPVNVPKEIDTSLFVTVGLNVNKCRSKTPQQNCQGTNNGTMAASMNNISFVKPTISILEAYYKKIGGHFTEDFPGAPLRFYDFVNGAPNNAPNNTQAINGTRTKVLEFGSRVQLIFQDTGTVTTENHPIHLHGYSFYVVGYGTGNFNPQTANFNLVDPPYINTIGVPVGGWAAIRFVADNPGVWFMHCHLDIHQSWGLGAVLIVENGKGEMETLPHPPADLPRC; from the exons ATGGCCAACATAGCcgctttcttttttctatgcTTAAGCATGTCAATGTCATCCTATCTCCAAGTTTTCCTCCAAGCTATGGCACATGAGTGGCCTGGAGGGAGATCAACCAGGTTCTACGATTTCAAG GTACAAACCCTGAGAGTTACTAAACTGTGTAACACCAAAGAGATTGTGACCATTAACAAAATGTTCCCAGGACCTGTTGTTTACGCCCAAGAAGATGATAGAATCATCGTCAAGGTCACCAATGAGACCCCCTACAATGCCACGATCCACTG GCATGGAGTCAGGCAGAAGTTATCATGCTGGTTCGATGGTCCATCTTACATTACCCAGTGTCCCATTCAAGCTGGCCAAACTTTCACATACGAGTTCACATTGGTGAAGCAGAAGGGCACCTTTTTCTGGCATGCCCACGTTTCTTGGCTTAGGGCCACTGTTTATGGTGCTATTGTTGTGTATCCTCAGACAGGGGTCCCTTACCCTTTCAAGTACCCTTACCAAGAGCATATCGTAATCCTAG gggaatattggctgagaGACGTGGTACAACTTGAGCGGCAAGTTCTAGCAAGCGGAGGAGCTGCTCCACCGGCTGATGCATTTACCATTAATGGTCATCCGGGCCCTAATTACAATTGCTCCAGAAATG ATATCTACAAGATTGACGTGGTTCCAGGGAAGACGTATTTGTTAAGACTAATTAACGCAGGCTTAAACATGGAGAACTTCTTTGCCATAGCTAATCACAAATTAACAATTGTGGAGGCTGACGCTGAGTACACCAAGCCATTCACCACGGACCGTGTGATGCTGGGACCAGGGCAGACCATGAACGTTCTCGTCACCGCTAATCAGCCCATAGGAAAGTACTCCATGGCCATAGGACCTTACATGTCTGCCCAGAATGTTGCATTCCAAAACATATCAGCCGTTGCTTACTTCCAATACTTGGGTGCTGTTCCTAACAGTATATCATTACCAGCTAAATTGCCGAGCTTTAATGACAATCTTGCTGTTCAGACTGTCATGGATGGGCTTAGAAGCCTTAATCCTGTTAATGTTCCTAAAGAGATTGATACTAGCCTGTTCGTCACCGTGGGATTAAATGTCAACAAATGTCGGTCCAAGACACCGCAGCAGAACTGCCAAGGCACCAACAATGGGACTATGGCGGCTTCCATGAACAATATAAGCTTTGTCAAGCCTACTATTTCTATTTTGGAAGCTTACTATAAGAAGATTGGTGGTCATTTCACTGAGGACTTCCCTGGCGCACCCCTTCGGTTCTATGACTTCGTCAATGGGGCACCGAACAATGCTCCTAATAACACACAGGCCATCAATGGAACGAGGACCAAGGTCCTTGAATTCGGAAGCAGGGTGCAGCTTATCTTCCAGGACACTGGCACAGTCACCACTGAAAACCACCCAATTCATCTTCATGGCTACAGCTTCTATGTCGTCGGATATGGTACGGGGAATTTCAACCCACAGACTGCCAATTTTAACTTGGTTGATCCACCTTATATAAACACAATTGGAGTCCCTGTAGGAGGATGGGCAGCTATTCGATTTGTTGCTGACAATCCTG GGGTTTGGTTTATGCATTGCCACTTAGACATACACCAGTCATGGGGATTAGGTGCGGTGTTGATAGTGGAGAATGGGAAAGGAGAGATGGAGACTCTACCTCATCCTCCTGCAGACCTTCCGCGGTGCTAG